The Acidobacteriota bacterium genome has a segment encoding these proteins:
- a CDS encoding aminotransferase class V-fold PLP-dependent enzyme, with protein MSYLLEEIRREFPLTKECTYLNAASEAPAPLGALRVMLEILERRKNPSRFKVAEYFDVPRRAREAAARLLGVSSETVSLTSCTGYGINMAAQGVALRPGDEILLVEGQFPANVYPWLHAARAAAATVRFVPAPSDVLSAGAFEQAVTPRTRVLAFDWVQFSTGVRADTEGIIAMARRHSVFTVVDAAQGLGALEWRGPLPDVLAAPGHKWLLSPMGTGVLYVSDEARKHLRPPLAGWRAFLKEDSFDDLTRYDYAPPFDGRAFEVGSPPLDHFAAFASSLEYLRSVGIPAIEAHIKQIVKPILERLREAGFKVCGAEDVEERSAIVSFERPGEDLKPLYRRLLGAGVVCAFREGRIRLAPHLYNGEDDLARTMEVLFGAAGS; from the coding sequence ATGAGCTATCTCCTTGAGGAGATTCGTCGGGAATTTCCCCTTACGAAAGAGTGCACCTACCTTAACGCGGCGAGCGAAGCCCCGGCGCCCCTTGGGGCTCTGCGCGTGATGCTGGAAATTTTGGAGCGGCGGAAGAACCCGTCCCGCTTCAAGGTCGCGGAATATTTCGACGTTCCCCGGCGGGCGCGCGAGGCGGCGGCGCGCCTCTTGGGAGTTTCTTCGGAGACCGTTTCCCTGACGTCGTGCACGGGCTACGGCATCAACATGGCCGCGCAGGGCGTAGCGCTTAGGCCCGGCGACGAGATCCTGCTGGTCGAGGGGCAATTCCCCGCGAACGTCTATCCCTGGCTTCATGCGGCGCGTGCAGCGGCGGCGACGGTGCGATTCGTCCCCGCTCCAAGCGATGTGCTGAGCGCCGGCGCCTTCGAGCAGGCCGTGACGCCGCGCACGCGGGTGCTCGCCTTCGACTGGGTGCAGTTCTCGACGGGCGTCCGCGCCGACACCGAAGGCATCATCGCCATGGCTCGAAGGCACAGCGTCTTTACCGTCGTGGACGCGGCGCAGGGCCTGGGCGCTCTTGAGTGGCGGGGGCCCCTGCCGGACGTCCTGGCCGCTCCGGGACACAAGTGGCTTCTCTCGCCCATGGGCACGGGAGTGCTCTACGTGTCCGACGAGGCGCGAAAACACCTGCGCCCACCCCTCGCGGGGTGGAGGGCGTTTCTGAAGGAGGATTCGTTCGACGACCTGACGCGCTACGATTACGCGCCGCCTTTTGATGGACGCGCCTTCGAGGTCGGCTCGCCGCCCCTCGATCATTTCGCGGCCTTTGCCTCATCGCTCGAATACCTCCGGTCCGTAGGCATCCCCGCCATAGAGGCCCATATCAAGCAAATCGTGAAGCCCATTCTTGAGCGGCTCCGTGAGGCCGGCTTCAAGGTGTGCGGCGCGGAGGATGTTGAAGAACGCTCGGCCATCGTATCGTTCGAGCGGCCGGGGGAAGACCTCAAACCGCTCTACCGCCGCCTTCTCGGGGCGGGCGTCGTCTGCGCCTTTCGCGAGGGACGCATTCGCCTGGCGCCGCACCTCTACAACGGCGAGGACGACTTGGCGCGCACGATGGAGGTCTTGTTTGGCGCGGCCGGCAGTTGA
- a CDS encoding DUF4390 domain-containing protein, translating to MGGVVGLIVANVAYADPGPRIADLTMREQGGGVEVSFHVLNAFTDEVRKRIESGIPVSFTHHIQAINPRWWWWNRKVVARAVVTTVRFDPLTHQYHLTREQDERTVDEWSTDEFQEVTLWMTRLENVQLEIPPEERGRITHIRVRTEILGRRLLHVLPWPIETPWAQIRLSKP from the coding sequence ATGGGTGGAGTTGTTGGACTGATTGTTGCGAACGTTGCCTACGCCGATCCCGGGCCCCGGATCGCGGACCTTACGATGCGCGAGCAGGGCGGCGGCGTCGAGGTGTCGTTCCATGTCCTCAACGCCTTCACGGACGAGGTGCGGAAAAGGATCGAAAGCGGTATTCCCGTTTCCTTCACGCACCACATCCAGGCCATAAATCCGCGATGGTGGTGGTGGAATCGCAAGGTGGTCGCGCGGGCGGTCGTGACGACGGTGCGCTTCGACCCGCTCACGCACCAGTACCATCTCACGCGCGAGCAGGACGAACGCACGGTGGACGAATGGTCCACGGACGAATTCCAGGAGGTCACGCTCTGGATGACGCGGCTTGAGAACGTTCAGCTTGAAATTCCGCCCGAGGAGCGCGGCCGCATTACACACATTCGGGTGCGCACGGAGATTCTGGGGCGGCGCCTCCTCCACGTGCTTCCCTGGCCGATCGAAACGCCCTGGGCGCAAATTCGGCTTTCCAAACCATGA
- a CDS encoding type IV pilus twitching motility protein PilT encodes MQINEIIKTAVERGASDLHLKVGSHPIIRINGKLSPMADMKRLMQENTIAMAFSVMNSKQKQKFKKNHEIDIAYSVPGVGRFRCNIFQQRGTIGLVLRVIPVKILSFRELLLPPVLAQISEETRGLILCTGTTGSGKSTTLAAMIDYVNSTRVEHIITIEDPIEFLHRDKKSIINQREVEVDTKSFSGALRSALRQDPDVILVGEMRDYETIETALTAAETGHLVLSTLHTVDATETINRIISVFPPHQQKQIRLQLAGIIKSIISLRLLPKADGAGRVPAVEVMRSTAYMRDCIITPEKTNMIRDAIAAGVSQYSMQTFDQSLFRLYSDNLITLDTAMRYASNADEFKLKIQGIESSADKAREEMEKEMKTGTQEEDVFGDDSPFQFSKL; translated from the coding sequence ATGCAGATTAACGAAATCATCAAGACCGCCGTCGAACGGGGCGCCTCGGACCTTCACCTGAAGGTCGGCAGCCATCCCATCATTCGCATCAACGGGAAACTCTCCCCGATGGCCGACATGAAGCGCCTCATGCAGGAGAACACCATCGCGATGGCGTTCTCCGTCATGAACTCGAAGCAGAAGCAGAAGTTCAAGAAGAATCACGAGATTGACATCGCCTACAGCGTTCCCGGGGTCGGCCGCTTTCGCTGCAACATCTTCCAGCAGCGCGGCACCATCGGGCTCGTGCTGCGCGTCATCCCCGTGAAAATCCTGAGCTTCCGCGAGCTGCTGCTTCCTCCGGTGCTCGCCCAAATCTCCGAGGAAACCCGCGGCCTCATCCTCTGCACGGGGACGACGGGATCGGGCAAGTCCACGACGCTCGCAGCCATGATCGACTACGTCAATTCGACGCGCGTCGAGCACATCATCACCATCGAGGACCCCATCGAATTCCTGCACCGCGACAAGAAGAGCATCATTAACCAGCGGGAGGTGGAGGTCGACACGAAGAGCTTTTCGGGCGCCCTGCGCTCCGCGCTGCGCCAGGACCCGGACGTGATTCTCGTGGGCGAGATGCGCGATTACGAAACCATAGAAACGGCCCTCACCGCGGCCGAGACGGGCCACCTCGTGCTTTCGACGCTCCACACGGTCGACGCCACGGAAACCATCAACCGCATCATCTCGGTCTTCCCGCCGCACCAGCAGAAGCAAATACGGCTCCAGCTCGCCGGCATCATCAAGTCCATCATCTCGCTGCGCCTGCTTCCCAAAGCCGACGGCGCCGGCCGCGTGCCCGCCGTCGAGGTCATGCGCTCCACGGCCTACATGCGCGACTGCATCATCACGCCGGAAAAAACCAACATGATACGCGACGCCATCGCGGCCGGCGTTTCCCAGTACAGCATGCAGACCTTCGACCAGTCGCTCTTCCGCCTGTACTCCGATAACCTCATCACCCTCGACACGGCGATGCGCTACGCGTCGAACGCCGACGAGTTCAAGCTCAAGATCCAGGGCATCGAGTCGTCGGCCGACAAGGCGCGGGAGGAAATGGAAAAGGAGATGAAGACGGGGACTCAGGAAGAGGACGTGTTCGGCGATGACTCGCCCTTCCAGTTCTCGAAGCTTTGA
- a CDS encoding tetratricopeptide repeat protein: MGKKSRRKKSRTAPKAPGAAPRPVEKEALAEGRAIPLWVAIVVLAVLPPVLYFNSLNNEFLYDDFHSLIDNPNIRKLENIPSFFASARTTSLHSDKGHYRPVLFSTYALSYALGGYDYKPEVFRLANIILHVLNGLLVFAVLRSLLRSPASSVTGDGRVSGNTAAAFFAALLFAVHPLNTESVNYISCRSSVLATTFYLAGVWLFVGYAGSALMRRRMALYAGSLLCFALGLLSKEIVVTLPVMLVLLDVLALPGEIGVPISRWGKPWDTVKALVRRHAAFFVVTALYGGLLVGKMLVPSYEKRDVLSNLIIQTKAMAFYLRLLVFPWGLSISHGFDTEGLLNLTFSVSLLVIGAGLFLSWKLCRRYGLLSFAVLWYFITLLPTSSVIALRVPVNEHRVYLPGIGFAVAVGFLVDYAGRRARTGRRLAPPLSRLIVPAFLAVTVVFSISVMVRNQTWKTSKRVWEDAAKKYPRNSLPHEALANIYERQGYLEKSKRERQLALRYAGKEGVPVSLSNVAAFHDASDYRNVVKAYEERLRIEEKAGNRAAMAEAFMNIGIAHGNLGDFTKALEYLEKSLEIEQELGGGGLSRLYNNMGTAHGQLGDSAKALQYFEKAVELEPKTAEVYINLARAYLSESRPHEAKIVCEKMKKLGLNVPEDLRKRLEAAANNP, translated from the coding sequence ATGGGCAAGAAGAGTCGAAGGAAAAAATCTCGCACAGCCCCGAAAGCCCCCGGTGCGGCGCCGAGGCCCGTCGAGAAGGAGGCCCTCGCGGAGGGTAGGGCCATCCCCCTCTGGGTTGCGATTGTCGTCCTGGCCGTCCTGCCTCCCGTTCTTTATTTCAATTCCCTGAATAATGAGTTCCTCTACGACGATTTCCATAGCCTCATAGACAACCCCAACATACGAAAGCTCGAGAACATCCCTTCTTTCTTCGCCAGCGCCCGAACCACCAGCCTCCACTCCGACAAGGGCCACTACCGCCCCGTCCTCTTTTCGACCTATGCGCTCAGCTACGCCCTCGGCGGCTACGATTACAAACCCGAGGTCTTCCGCCTTGCGAACATTATCCTTCACGTCTTGAACGGCCTGCTGGTCTTTGCGGTGTTGCGATCCCTCCTCCGAAGTCCCGCTTCGAGCGTGACGGGGGACGGGCGGGTGTCCGGAAACACGGCGGCGGCGTTCTTTGCGGCGCTTTTGTTTGCCGTTCATCCTCTGAACACGGAGAGCGTCAACTACATCAGCTGCCGCTCGAGCGTGCTGGCGACGACGTTTTACCTGGCCGGCGTGTGGCTGTTCGTGGGCTATGCGGGCAGCGCCTTGATGCGGCGCCGGATGGCTCTCTACGCGGGCTCGCTTCTTTGTTTTGCGTTGGGGCTGCTGTCGAAGGAGATCGTGGTGACGCTGCCGGTGATGTTGGTTCTGTTGGACGTGCTGGCGCTTCCCGGCGAAATCGGTGTCCCGATTTCACGTTGGGGCAAGCCCTGGGATACGGTGAAGGCGCTCGTTCGTCGGCACGCGGCGTTTTTTGTCGTGACAGCGTTGTACGGGGGGCTGCTGGTGGGCAAGATGCTGGTGCCGAGTTACGAGAAGCGGGACGTGCTTTCGAATCTGATTATCCAGACGAAGGCGATGGCTTTTTACTTGCGGCTTCTGGTGTTTCCGTGGGGCCTGAGCATCTCCCACGGCTTTGATACTGAGGGCCTGCTGAATCTAACCTTCAGCGTTTCGCTGCTTGTCATCGGCGCCGGCTTGTTCCTGTCTTGGAAGCTGTGCAGGCGCTACGGCCTTCTGAGTTTCGCTGTTTTGTGGTATTTCATCACCCTGCTTCCGACCTCAAGCGTTATCGCCCTGAGGGTTCCCGTCAACGAGCACCGAGTCTATCTTCCCGGAATAGGCTTTGCCGTGGCGGTGGGCTTTCTGGTGGATTACGCTGGCCGACGGGCCCGGACGGGGCGGCGCCTTGCGCCCCCTCTATCCAGGCTAATCGTGCCCGCCTTCCTTGCGGTCACGGTCGTTTTTTCGATATCGGTCATGGTGCGGAACCAGACTTGGAAAACTTCCAAGAGGGTGTGGGAGGACGCGGCCAAGAAGTACCCGCGAAACAGCCTTCCGCATGAGGCCTTGGCCAATATTTACGAAAGGCAAGGGTACTTGGAAAAATCCAAAAGGGAGCGCCAGCTGGCCCTCCGGTACGCGGGAAAAGAAGGTGTGCCCGTATCCCTCAGCAATGTAGCAGCGTTCCACGACGCAAGCGACTACCGGAACGTCGTGAAGGCCTACGAGGAGCGCTTGCGGATCGAGGAAAAGGCGGGAAATCGTGCCGCCATGGCTGAAGCGTTCATGAACATCGGGATTGCCCACGGTAACTTGGGCGACTTCACGAAAGCGCTGGAGTATTTGGAAAAAAGCCTCGAAATCGAGCAGGAACTGGGCGGCGGTGGATTGTCGCGTTTGTACAACAATATGGGAACGGCTCACGGCCAGCTGGGCGACTCGGCGAAGGCCCTGCAGTATTTTGAGAAAGCGGTGGAGTTGGAGCCGAAGACGGCGGAAGTGTACATCAACCTGGCCCGTGCGTATCTGAGCGAATCGAGGCCCCACGAGGCAAAGATTGTGTGTGAGAAAATGAAAAAGCTCGGCCTTAATGTTCCGGAGGATTTGCGGAAGCGCCTCGAAGCCGCCGCGAACAATCCGTGA
- a CDS encoding regulatory protein RecX, whose translation MTALRVSKGNRGKTQTPGPARLDASPQAQARNYVLRALARRDHPRAALARKLRERGFPKAVVRRVLDECVRQKLLDDRRFAARYVHTALTLRGYAPARIRRELLRKGISNPIASQALEGIDEEAEAEALRRAVERRVRTLAPPRTPEARRRWIAYLRRMGFRPLRIREALDSLEK comes from the coding sequence TTGACGGCGCTCCGCGTCTCCAAGGGCAACCGCGGTAAAACACAAACGCCCGGCCCCGCGCGTCTGGACGCGTCCCCACAAGCCCAGGCGAGGAACTACGTTCTCCGCGCTCTCGCGCGAAGGGACCATCCCCGCGCGGCGCTCGCTCGAAAATTGCGCGAGAGGGGCTTTCCGAAAGCCGTCGTCCGTCGCGTGCTGGACGAATGCGTTCGGCAGAAGCTGCTCGACGACCGGCGCTTCGCCGCACGCTACGTCCACACGGCGCTCACGCTCCGGGGGTACGCCCCGGCGCGCATTCGCCGGGAGCTTCTCCGGAAGGGAATCTCCAACCCCATTGCTTCCCAGGCCCTTGAGGGCATAGACGAGGAGGCGGAGGCGGAAGCACTCCGGCGGGCCGTCGAGCGTCGCGTCCGTACCCTGGCCCCTCCCCGCACGCCGGAGGCGCGCCGCCGGTGGATAGCGTACCTGCGGCGCATGGGATTCCGCCCCTTGCGCATCCGCGAAGCGCTCGACTCCCTCGAAAAGTGA
- a CDS encoding tetratricopeptide repeat protein produces MTCPSCHQENAEGLKFCGHCGTRLSRTTACSKCGFDNPDFHKFCGECGTPLSPAAAPAPAPPPAPAPAAATPPQPSEEPVTPTSLAASRMTGERRQVAVLFADVVGFTAMSESMDPENVTDIMNRCFERLEKDIKRYDGTIDKYMGDCVLAVFGAPISHENDVELGLRAALQMRDSLEVLNKGLEVKLNLSLGITAGEVIAGQVGGKESKSYTVMGDTVNVAQRLQGAAAPGEILVSAAAQRLTRHLFEFEQREPVRVKGKAEPVPAYALQAVQTTVLTESTLPPLIGRTREWNTLRGWTEEVIETRKGKLVSIVGEAGIGKSRLKYELKQWLREKNIPLPEGRAERRGEARSYAPFVDMLRQIFSIQPEDSKATTKECLEKEGAAMGLHSVEIQSIGELLAVEFEEATFSHLDAKGRKTTTFLAVRKIVNHLAAQGPHVFIFEDLQSLDKLSFDLLEFLLPLVETQPILVVCLYRPTFTHTWGRYEFYQRIYLKELSPADTDALVEHHAKAKIHAEIKAMIREKTQGNPLYVEEVVRTLREEIPDFAESSPEKLKRLITQRVPTSVQGIVAARMDRLSPDVKFALQAASVIGREFSHKLLLRLLPVQDALEDWLAILAERGFIYERPGAKEREFVFKHTFVQDVAYRMLLQKHRAELHSAIAESIEDLYKEQLEEYYERLAHHCQEGGQPLNAAAYWLKSGDRSRGLYDNERATTHYNRALALLEKAESKGDASWTKRCAQALLGRGLSHQLLGHYDDAARDYEKAGALAREVGDSTLLVDVLDRHAEAHHFMGAFNQAIVLGQQGLEEARRTDYKLGIARCLRVIGIAYHGLGDAEKSQQYQQEARTIFEDSGNKYELASVLSNLGVLFTDRGEYLEALAYLTESLHILDELQDKLGLASCYNNIASLHRFLENFEDAVQNFEESHALSLETGSAYGIARNLIDMGELYLAMGEKEQAEHALAEALRMAREDNLKPLVADAMVLHGVVRAQAGERNAVTDILEGIHLAETLMKPNTTLWAKYYLGELYREWGDTEKASRLLAEAAELAQKIHMLHYENKSREALAAMGAAKATSYAAPSAGQE; encoded by the coding sequence ATGACGTGCCCATCCTGCCATCAAGAAAACGCCGAAGGCCTCAAATTCTGCGGCCACTGCGGCACGCGCCTCTCCCGCACCACGGCCTGCTCCAAGTGCGGTTTCGACAATCCAGACTTTCACAAGTTCTGCGGCGAGTGCGGCACGCCCCTTTCGCCGGCGGCTGCCCCGGCGCCTGCGCCGCCACCCGCTCCCGCACCTGCCGCCGCGACTCCCCCGCAACCGAGCGAGGAACCGGTCACCCCCACCTCCCTCGCCGCTTCCCGAATGACGGGAGAGCGGCGGCAGGTGGCCGTCCTTTTTGCGGATGTCGTCGGATTTACGGCCATGAGCGAGAGCATGGACCCGGAGAACGTGACCGACATCATGAACCGCTGCTTCGAGCGCCTCGAAAAGGACATCAAGCGCTACGACGGCACGATTGACAAGTACATGGGCGACTGCGTGCTCGCGGTGTTCGGCGCGCCCATCTCCCACGAAAACGACGTGGAGCTTGGGCTCCGCGCCGCACTCCAGATGCGCGACTCGCTCGAGGTTCTGAATAAAGGCCTTGAGGTCAAGTTGAACCTTTCGCTTGGCATCACGGCCGGCGAGGTCATCGCGGGCCAGGTGGGCGGCAAGGAAAGCAAGTCCTACACCGTGATGGGGGATACGGTCAACGTGGCGCAGCGCCTCCAAGGCGCGGCCGCCCCGGGGGAGATCCTGGTGTCAGCGGCCGCGCAGCGCCTCACGCGCCACCTCTTTGAGTTCGAGCAGCGCGAGCCCGTGCGCGTCAAGGGCAAGGCCGAGCCGGTGCCCGCCTACGCGCTGCAGGCCGTGCAGACGACCGTGCTGACGGAGAGCACTCTCCCTCCCCTCATCGGGCGCACGCGCGAGTGGAACACCCTGCGCGGCTGGACCGAAGAGGTCATCGAGACGCGCAAAGGCAAACTGGTGTCCATTGTGGGTGAAGCGGGCATCGGGAAGTCTCGCCTCAAATACGAGCTGAAGCAGTGGCTGCGCGAAAAAAACATTCCCCTCCCCGAAGGCCGCGCGGAGCGCAGGGGCGAAGCCCGCAGCTACGCCCCGTTCGTGGACATGCTCCGGCAAATTTTTTCCATCCAGCCCGAGGACAGCAAGGCCACCACCAAGGAGTGCCTCGAGAAGGAGGGCGCCGCGATGGGGCTTCATTCCGTCGAGATTCAATCGATCGGGGAGCTCCTTGCAGTCGAATTCGAAGAGGCGACGTTCAGCCACCTCGACGCCAAGGGGCGCAAGACGACGACGTTTCTCGCCGTGCGCAAAATCGTAAACCATCTCGCCGCGCAGGGGCCGCACGTGTTTATTTTCGAGGACCTGCAATCCCTTGACAAGCTGTCGTTCGATCTTCTGGAGTTCCTGCTGCCCCTGGTCGAAACGCAACCCATCCTCGTTGTATGCCTTTATCGTCCCACGTTCACGCACACGTGGGGCCGTTACGAATTTTACCAGCGCATATATCTGAAGGAGCTTTCGCCCGCGGACACCGACGCCCTGGTCGAGCACCACGCCAAGGCGAAAATCCACGCCGAGATCAAGGCCATGATACGCGAGAAGACGCAGGGCAATCCCCTCTACGTCGAAGAGGTGGTGCGCACGCTCCGGGAGGAAATTCCCGATTTCGCGGAAAGCTCTCCCGAAAAACTCAAGCGCCTCATCACACAGCGCGTGCCGACCTCGGTGCAGGGCATTGTCGCCGCGCGCATGGACCGCCTCTCGCCGGACGTGAAGTTTGCGCTGCAGGCGGCTTCGGTGATCGGGCGGGAGTTTTCGCACAAACTCCTCCTGCGGCTTCTTCCGGTGCAGGACGCGCTCGAGGACTGGCTGGCCATCCTGGCCGAGCGCGGCTTCATCTACGAGCGCCCCGGAGCCAAGGAGCGCGAGTTCGTCTTCAAACACACCTTCGTCCAGGACGTGGCCTACCGGATGCTTCTTCAGAAGCACCGGGCGGAACTCCACAGTGCCATCGCCGAGTCCATCGAAGACCTTTACAAGGAGCAGCTCGAGGAATATTACGAGCGGCTCGCCCACCATTGCCAGGAAGGCGGGCAGCCCCTCAACGCGGCCGCCTACTGGCTCAAGTCCGGCGACCGCTCGCGGGGGCTCTACGATAACGAGCGTGCCACCACTCACTACAACCGCGCACTGGCGCTCCTCGAGAAAGCGGAGTCGAAAGGAGACGCGTCGTGGACCAAGCGGTGCGCCCAAGCCCTGCTGGGGCGCGGGCTTTCCCATCAGCTGCTCGGGCACTACGATGACGCCGCGCGGGACTACGAAAAGGCCGGCGCCCTGGCGCGCGAAGTAGGCGACTCGACCCTGCTCGTTGACGTGCTCGACCGCCACGCCGAGGCGCACCATTTCATGGGAGCTTTCAACCAGGCCATCGTCCTCGGGCAGCAGGGGCTGGAGGAGGCAAGGCGAACGGACTACAAGCTCGGCATCGCCCGATGCCTCCGGGTCATCGGCATCGCCTATCACGGCCTGGGCGACGCCGAGAAGTCGCAGCAGTACCAGCAGGAAGCACGCACCATCTTTGAGGACTCGGGCAACAAGTACGAACTCGCGAGCGTGCTCAGCAACCTGGGCGTGCTGTTCACCGACCGGGGCGAGTACCTTGAGGCGCTCGCCTATTTGACGGAGTCGTTGCACATCCTCGACGAGCTTCAGGACAAGCTGGGACTCGCCTCGTGCTACAACAACATCGCGAGTCTGCACCGGTTCCTGGAAAATTTCGAGGACGCCGTTCAGAACTTCGAAGAGTCCCATGCCCTGAGCCTTGAGACCGGCTCCGCTTACGGCATCGCCCGCAACCTCATCGACATGGGGGAGCTGTACCTCGCCATGGGGGAGAAGGAGCAGGCCGAGCATGCGCTTGCCGAGGCGCTTCGCATGGCGCGCGAAGACAACCTCAAGCCGCTCGTGGCCGACGCCATGGTGCTTCACGGCGTCGTGCGCGCCCAAGCGGGCGAGCGCAACGCCGTGACCGACATCTTGGAGGGCATCCACCTCGCCGAGACCCTGATGAAGCCCAACACCACGCTCTGGGCCAAATACTACCTGGGCGAGCTCTACCGCGAGTGGGGAGACACGGAGAAGGCAAGCCGCCTCCTGGCGGAAGCCGCCGAGCTGGCGCAGAAGATCCACATGCTTCACTACGAGAACAAAAGTCGCGAGGCGCTCGCGGCCATGGGGGCGGCTAAGGCGACGTCCTATGCGGCGCCGTCCGCCGGGCAGGAGTAG
- a CDS encoding branched-chain amino acid transaminase has translation MSAFVEKGKIWFNGKFVDWKDAKIHVLSHALHYASSMFEGARCYNTAKGPAAFRLDAHIRRLFDSCKIYRMPVPYSEEEFSQAVLETIRVNELKECYIRPIIFRGYHSLGVNPFPCPVECVIAVWEWGAYLGQEALEKGVDVMVSSWNRMAPNTFPAMAKCSANYINSQLIKIESMENGFAEGIALDPDGCVSEGSGENIFAVKDRKIFTPPLSSSILPGITRDTVITLARDLGYEVQTMRIPREMLYIADEVFFTGTATEIAPIRSIDRIPIGSNGRGPVTEHLQKEFFGILRGERPDRHKWLAYVYA, from the coding sequence ATGTCAGCATTCGTAGAAAAAGGGAAAATCTGGTTCAACGGGAAGTTCGTGGACTGGAAGGACGCGAAAATCCACGTCCTTTCCCATGCGCTGCACTACGCCTCCTCCATGTTCGAAGGCGCCCGCTGCTACAACACGGCCAAGGGCCCAGCGGCCTTCCGCCTCGACGCCCACATCCGCCGCCTTTTCGACTCGTGCAAGATTTACCGCATGCCCGTTCCCTATTCCGAGGAGGAATTCTCGCAGGCCGTCCTCGAAACCATCCGCGTCAACGAGCTCAAGGAGTGCTACATTCGTCCCATCATTTTCCGGGGCTACCACAGCCTCGGCGTCAATCCTTTTCCGTGTCCCGTCGAGTGCGTCATCGCCGTGTGGGAATGGGGCGCCTATCTGGGGCAGGAGGCGCTCGAGAAGGGGGTCGACGTGATGGTTTCCTCTTGGAACCGCATGGCCCCGAACACATTCCCGGCCATGGCCAAATGCAGCGCGAATTATATCAACTCGCAGCTCATCAAAATCGAGTCGATGGAGAACGGCTTCGCCGAGGGCATCGCGCTCGATCCGGACGGCTGCGTGAGCGAGGGAAGCGGCGAAAACATTTTCGCGGTGAAGGACCGGAAGATCTTCACCCCGCCCCTGTCGTCCTCCATCCTGCCGGGCATCACGCGCGATACGGTCATCACGCTTGCCCGGGACCTCGGCTACGAGGTGCAGACCATGCGCATACCGCGCGAGATGCTCTACATCGCCGACGAAGTCTTCTTCACGGGAACGGCCACCGAGATTGCCCCCATCCGCTCGATTGACCGAATTCCCATCGGCTCGAACGGCCGCGGCCCCGTCACCGAGCACCTTCAGAAGGAGTTTTTTGGAATCCTGCGCGGGGAACGCCCCGACCGGCACAAATGGCTTGCGTACGTGTACGCGTAG